In 'Nostoc azollae' 0708, the following are encoded in one genomic region:
- the guaA gene encoding glutamine-hydrolyzing GMP synthase yields MNTAVTLPTKQAPQVQENLGAINRQIIVILDFGSQYSELIARRIRETQVYSEVLSYRTTAEHLRQLNPKGIILSGGPNSVYSDYAPHCDPEIWNLGMPILGVCYGMQLMVNQLGGEVTKAERGEYGKAPLYIDDPTDLLTNVEDGTTMWMSHGDSVTKMPSGFELLAHTENTPCAAIADHDKKLYGVQFHPEVVHSLGGIALIRNFVYHICDCEPTWTTAAFVEESIREIRARVGEKRVLLALSGGVDSSTLAFLLYKAIGEQLTCVFIDQGFMRKLEPERLLKLFQEQFHIPVEYVNARDRFIKAIADIIDPEEKRRRIGHEFIRVFEETSKKLGHFDYLAQGTLYPDVIESADTNVDPKTGERVAVKIKSHHNVGGLPKDLRFKLVEPLRKLFKDEVRKVGRSIGLPEEIVQRQPFPGPGLAIRILGKVTAEGLNILRDADLIVRQEINQCGLYHDYWQAFAVLLPIRSVGVMGDKRTYAYPIVLRIVTSEDGMTADWARVPYDVLEGISNRIVNEVKGVNRVVYDITSKPPGTIEWE; encoded by the coding sequence ATGAATACAGCGGTGACTCTACCAACCAAACAAGCACCTCAAGTACAAGAAAATTTGGGGGCTATTAATCGCCAAATAATTGTTATTTTAGACTTTGGTTCTCAATATTCTGAACTAATCGCTCGGCGTATCCGTGAGACTCAAGTATATTCTGAAGTTCTCTCCTATCGCACCACAGCAGAACATTTACGCCAATTAAATCCCAAGGGAATTATCTTGTCTGGTGGGCCAAATTCAGTATATAGCGATTATGCGCCCCATTGTGACCCAGAAATCTGGAATTTGGGAATGCCCATCTTAGGTGTATGCTATGGAATGCAGTTGATGGTGAACCAACTAGGTGGGGAAGTCACCAAAGCTGAGCGAGGTGAATACGGCAAAGCACCATTATATATAGATGATCCCACCGATTTGCTAACTAATGTTGAAGATGGCACAACAATGTGGATGAGTCATGGCGATTCAGTCACAAAAATGCCATCTGGATTTGAACTATTGGCACATACAGAAAATACTCCCTGTGCTGCTATTGCTGACCATGACAAGAAACTTTATGGTGTACAGTTCCATCCAGAAGTGGTGCATTCCCTTGGTGGAATAGCATTAATTCGTAACTTTGTTTACCACATCTGCGACTGTGAACCCACCTGGACAACAGCAGCTTTTGTGGAAGAATCAATTCGGGAAATTCGCGCTAGAGTTGGTGAGAAGCGCGTATTATTGGCTCTTTCTGGGGGTGTAGATTCTTCCACTCTGGCATTTTTGCTGTATAAAGCCATTGGTGAACAGCTAACTTGTGTCTTTATCGACCAAGGCTTCATGCGTAAGTTAGAGCCTGAAAGATTACTCAAACTATTCCAAGAACAGTTTCATATTCCGGTGGAATATGTCAATGCTCGCGATCGCTTTATTAAAGCTATTGCTGATATCATAGACCCCGAAGAAAAACGCCGTCGCATCGGCCATGAATTTATACGCGTATTTGAAGAAACCTCCAAAAAACTCGGTCACTTTGACTATTTAGCTCAAGGTACTCTCTATCCTGATGTGATTGAATCTGCTGATACTAATGTTGACCCCAAAACCGGCGAACGAGTAGCAGTAAAAATTAAGAGTCATCACAATGTTGGTGGTTTACCCAAAGACCTCAGATTTAAACTCGTTGAACCCTTGCGCAAACTTTTTAAAGATGAAGTCCGTAAAGTAGGTCGTTCCATTGGTTTACCAGAAGAAATTGTCCAAAGACAACCCTTCCCCGGCCCCGGTTTAGCAATTCGTATCTTAGGCAAAGTCACAGCCGAAGGGTTAAATATTTTACGCGATGCTGATTTAATTGTCCGCCAAGAAATCAATCAGTGCGGCTTGTATCATGACTATTGGCAAGCATTTGCCGTATTATTACCAATTCGGAGTGTAGGCGTAATGGGTGATAAGCGTACCTACGCTTACCCCATAGTTTTACGGATTGTCACCAGTGAAGATGGGATGACAGCAGACTGGGCCCGTGTACCTTACGATGTCCTAGAAGGAATTTCTAACAGAATCGTCAATGAGGTAAAAGGCGTTAACCGTGTGGTTTATGACATCACTTCCAAGCCACCGGGAACTATCGAGTGGGAATAG
- the cbiD gene encoding cobalt-precorrin-5B (C(1))-methyltransferase CbiD, which produces MSRSGYTLPVFACAAAVAALHWLRYRQPLNITTVDLILPAEIAEIPIEQVAGISENSALAITRSDPGDNLDLTKNTPIWAMVGWYEGYGESVIIQGGEGIGKQLNGEGKAAIYGYAQRLLTENLQRLLAPREKITVTIILPEGRSLAVRTSNSAFGVVEGLSLLGTTGISQPLSTPNQLTAFRADLQTKASRFESLVFCIGENGLDFAARLGINPERLVKTANWLGPMLVEAHILGVKEILLFGYHGKLMKLAGGIFHTHHHLADGRREILAAHCAIAGLQPSNVEVVFYSATAEAALKHLHSLDSNTGSNWVNQVYSTIAETIDIRCQEYLKSHSERVTVTTLCGSVLFDRDREIIVKSKIGCILMEKLC; this is translated from the coding sequence ATGTCCAGATCTGGATACACTCTGCCGGTTTTCGCTTGTGCTGCGGCTGTTGCTGCTTTACATTGGTTACGTTATCGTCAACCTCTGAACATAACTACTGTTGATTTGATTTTACCAGCCGAAATAGCAGAAATACCAATTGAACAGGTAGCAGGAATATCTGAAAATTCGGCTTTGGCTATTACTCGAAGTGATCCTGGTGATAACTTGGATTTGACTAAAAATACACCGATTTGGGCGATGGTGGGATGGTATGAGGGATATGGGGAGTCAGTAATTATTCAGGGGGGAGAGGGGATTGGCAAGCAACTTAATGGTGAAGGGAAAGCAGCAATTTATGGTTATGCTCAGAGATTATTAACAGAAAATTTGCAACGGCTGTTAGCACCTAGGGAAAAAATCACAGTCACAATTATTTTACCCGAAGGGCGCTCCCTCGCTGTCAGAACTTCTAATTCTGCTTTTGGTGTAGTCGAAGGTCTTTCTTTGTTGGGAACAACAGGTATTTCTCAACCTTTGAGTACACCAAATCAATTAACAGCTTTTCGTGCTGATTTACAAACTAAAGCCAGTCGGTTTGAGAGTTTAGTTTTCTGTATTGGTGAAAATGGCTTGGATTTCGCAGCAAGATTGGGCATTAACCCTGAAAGGTTGGTAAAAACTGCTAACTGGTTAGGACCAATGTTAGTGGAAGCTCATATTTTAGGGGTTAAGGAAATTTTATTGTTTGGTTATCACGGTAAGCTGATGAAACTGGCAGGAGGGATTTTTCACACCCATCATCACTTAGCTGATGGCCGACGGGAAATTCTAGCAGCCCATTGTGCGATCGCAGGTTTACAACCTTCAAATGTAGAAGTAGTATTTTACAGCGCCACTGCTGAAGCTGCATTAAAACACCTCCATTCGCTAGACAGTAATACTGGCAGTAATTGGGTAAATCAAGTTTATAGCACCATTGCCGAAACCATTGATATCCGTTGCCAAGAATATCTTAAAAGCCACAGTGAGAGGGTTACAGTCACAACACTTTGTGGTTCAGTTCTTTTTGATCGCGATCGAGAAATTATCGTCAAGAGTAAAATTGGTTGTATTTTAATGGAAAAATTGTGTTAA
- a CDS encoding metallophosphoesterase family protein → MDINFRFAIVSDLHIGLPHTIWEHPSRFHLVEVSIPAFESVLEHLTQLDLDFLLIPGDLTQHGEPENHAWLQTRLSQLPFPVYVVPGNHDVPVLIANEQSIAFGDFPHYYRQFGYKNPDQCYYNHQILPGVRLIGLNSNSYDQKGKQIGRLDGNQFRWLEAELAAVTDELVLVIIHHNIVEHLPNQSDHPMASRYMLGNALELLDLLCKYGVRLVFTGHLHVQDVACADGVYDITTGSLVSYPHPYRVLEFQRDHIGREWLQIVSHRVESVPDFPDLQQSSRQWMGDRSYPFLIKLLTLPPLNLPLAQAQELAPDLRDFWATIADGDGVLDYPELPLEVRRYIQKYGAITQTGHTTPIDNNSRLVIGDW, encoded by the coding sequence ATGGATATCAACTTTCGCTTTGCCATAGTTAGTGACCTACACATTGGTCTTCCCCACACAATATGGGAGCATCCCAGCCGATTTCATTTAGTGGAAGTTAGTATCCCAGCCTTTGAAAGTGTACTAGAACATTTAACACAACTTGATTTAGATTTTCTTTTGATCCCCGGAGACTTAACCCAACATGGTGAACCAGAAAACCATGCCTGGTTACAAACAAGGTTATCTCAACTACCTTTTCCAGTCTATGTTGTTCCTGGTAATCATGATGTTCCGGTATTAATAGCAAATGAACAATCTATTGCTTTTGGAGATTTTCCCCATTATTACCGTCAGTTTGGTTATAAAAATCCAGATCAATGTTACTACAATCATCAAATCCTACCAGGAGTAAGACTGATTGGGTTAAATTCTAATTCCTATGATCAGAAAGGTAAGCAGATAGGCAGATTGGATGGTAACCAATTCAGATGGTTAGAAGCAGAGTTAGCAGCAGTTACTGATGAATTAGTTTTGGTAATCATACATCATAATATAGTTGAGCACCTGCCTAATCAATCAGATCATCCCATGGCAAGTCGCTATATGCTAGGAAATGCACTAGAACTTCTCGATTTGTTGTGTAAGTATGGAGTGAGATTAGTATTCACCGGGCATTTGCACGTTCAGGACGTAGCTTGTGCAGATGGAGTTTATGATATTACCACCGGTTCATTAGTAAGCTATCCCCATCCTTATCGGGTTCTGGAGTTTCAGCGAGATCATATCGGTAGGGAATGGTTACAGATTGTATCTCATCGTGTTGAATCAGTACCAGATTTCCCTGATTTACAACAGTCATCAAGACAATGGATGGGCGATCGCTCATATCCCTTCCTGATCAAATTACTCACCCTACCACCCTTAAACCTGCCATTAGCCCAAGCACAAGAACTAGCTCCCGATTTGCGTGACTTTTGGGCTACCATTGCCGATGGCGATGGAGTCTTAGATTATCCTGAACTTCCCCTAGAAGTACGTCGCTACATTCAGAAATATGGGGCAATCACTCAAACTGGTCATACTACCCCCATTGATAACAATAGTAGATTGGTGATTGGTGATTGGTGA
- a CDS encoding FIST signal transduction protein: MADKMQWANALSTHHSLETAVTDVVQQAVSSLTAPADLGLVFISSAFTSEYSRLLPLLTEKLSVPMLIGCSAAGVVGTKSGNKTQEIESEPAISLTLAHLPGVDIRAFHILGDQLPDLDCSPDAWIDLVGVLPSSAPQFILLSSAFSSGTNDLLQGLDFAYPSSVIVGGQASGGFVSDRIALFCNDRLYRQGTVGLALSGDIVLETIVAQGCRPIGELLQVTKAERNIILELDEQVPLVVLRNLISSLSEEEKMLTQHSLFVGLAMNEFQLSLKQGDFLIRNLLGVDPSAGAIAIGDRVRPGQRLQFHLRDAQASAEDLELILQEYQEQSTSGSSPLAALMFSCVGRGAGLYGKANFDSELFKRYFHDIPMGGYFCAGEIGPVSGRTFLHGYTSVFAICRQRNS; the protein is encoded by the coding sequence ATGGCAGATAAAATGCAGTGGGCAAATGCCCTATCAACCCATCATTCTTTGGAAACAGCTGTTACAGATGTGGTACAACAAGCTGTTTCATCTTTAACAGCACCTGCTGATTTAGGGCTGGTGTTCATTTCGTCTGCTTTTACAAGTGAGTATTCCCGACTTTTACCGTTGCTGACTGAAAAACTATCAGTACCTATGCTGATTGGCTGTAGTGCTGCGGGTGTAGTTGGTACAAAATCAGGGAATAAAACTCAAGAAATCGAGTCTGAACCAGCTATCAGCTTGACTTTAGCTCATTTACCCGGTGTGGATATTCGAGCTTTTCATATTCTGGGTGATCAGTTGCCTGATTTGGATTGTTCACCGGATGCTTGGATTGATTTAGTTGGTGTGCTGCCATCATCTGCACCCCAGTTTATTTTGTTGTCTAGTGCTTTTTCGTCAGGAACTAATGATCTGTTGCAGGGGTTGGATTTTGCTTATCCTAGTTCGGTGATTGTGGGGGGACAGGCCAGCGGTGGTTTTGTGAGCGATCGCATTGCTCTATTTTGTAATGATCGCCTGTATCGTCAGGGTACGGTGGGTTTGGCTTTAAGCGGTGATATTGTCCTGGAAACTATTGTTGCTCAAGGATGCCGACCAATTGGTGAACTATTACAGGTGACTAAAGCTGAACGCAATATTATTTTGGAGTTGGATGAACAAGTACCTTTGGTGGTGCTGCGGAATTTGATCAGTAGTCTCAGTGAAGAGGAGAAGATGCTAACACAGCATTCTTTGTTTGTGGGTTTGGCAATGAATGAGTTTCAACTTTCTTTAAAGCAAGGTGATTTTTTAATTCGCAATTTACTGGGAGTAGATCCATCCGCTGGAGCGATCGCTATTGGTGATCGCGTGCGTCCTGGTCAAAGGTTACAATTCCACCTCCGTGATGCTCAAGCCTCGGCTGAAGACCTAGAATTGATTTTACAAGAATATCAAGAACAAAGCACTAGTGGCTCTTCTCCTTTGGCTGCACTTATGTTTAGTTGTGTCGGACGTGGTGCAGGACTCTACGGTAAAGCAAATTTTGATTCTGAGTTATTTAAGCGTTACTTTCACGATATCCCCATGGGTGGTTATTTCTGCGCTGGTGAAATTGGCCCTGTGAGTGGCAGAACTTTCCTTCATGGTTATACTTCAGTTTTTGCAATTTGCCGACAGCGTAATTCGTAA
- a CDS encoding cation diffusion facilitator family transporter — MSYDNRAEVRRVLIITLLLNLFVMALKVVVGYSTGSLSLLADALHSVTDSANNVLGLIASKFSSPLPDREHPYGHHKFEAVGALGIAAFLGIACFEILQGAIEQILKGGSPVKISGSELWLLLIVLGINISVAFYERSVSKRVGSSILMADATHTMSDIWVTISVLGGLIGIWWLNFQWLDVVLAFPVALLVFWSGWSVLKENLPWLVDEMAIAPEAIHAITVSVPGVINCHDIASRGVLGRQVFIEMHLIVDAPDVETAHRITEELERQLEERFSPVRILTHVEPPAYKSESISFENRVR; from the coding sequence ATGAGTTACGATAATCGCGCTGAGGTAAGAAGGGTTTTAATTATTACTCTCCTGCTCAACTTATTTGTGATGGCATTAAAAGTAGTGGTAGGGTATTCAACAGGTTCTTTAAGCTTGTTGGCTGACGCATTACATAGTGTGACAGATAGCGCCAATAACGTTTTAGGATTGATTGCTAGTAAGTTTTCTTCTCCGTTACCAGATCGAGAACATCCCTATGGACACCATAAATTTGAAGCTGTGGGTGCTTTGGGGATAGCGGCTTTTTTAGGGATAGCTTGTTTTGAAATTCTCCAAGGAGCAATAGAACAAATTCTCAAAGGTGGTTCACCTGTGAAAATATCAGGTTCTGAGTTGTGGTTATTATTAATTGTCCTAGGAATAAATATTTCTGTCGCTTTTTATGAACGTAGTGTTAGTAAACGGGTAGGTAGTTCAATTTTAATGGCTGATGCCACACATACAATGAGTGATATTTGGGTGACTATCTCTGTGCTGGGAGGGTTAATAGGTATTTGGTGGCTAAATTTTCAATGGCTAGATGTGGTGTTGGCTTTTCCGGTAGCTTTGTTAGTATTTTGGAGTGGTTGGTCAGTGTTAAAAGAGAACTTACCTTGGTTGGTAGATGAAATGGCGATCGCTCCCGAAGCCATTCATGCGATCACAGTTTCTGTCCCAGGCGTAATTAACTGTCATGACATTGCTTCCCGTGGCGTTTTGGGTCGCCAAGTTTTTATAGAAATGCATTTAATAGTAGATGCACCAGATGTAGAAACTGCTCATCGAATTACTGAAGAACTAGAACGTCAATTAGAAGAACGCTTTAGTCCTGTCAGGATTTTAACTCACGTTGAGCCACCAGCTTATAAGTCTGAAAGCATTAGTTTTGAAAATCGAGTAAGGTAG
- a CDS encoding DUF3177 family protein, with amino-acid sequence MPQIWFRPYVWMDYRLTLLFALIIPLILLIWAFVQQSEGIHRLLMIYWRVASLLAITAYLMIGGMAVSFISGLIARFLIPISLWFWVDLNDEIEYQPNSLLKFVFTSWRWAMTLYCALGIIGFAPFVGCGFSGNALKTPYCSVWLEAPLMFKDYFHHNSKPALLGFLGIIALIVYVAYLSYFVMIKLGKKGRSATQ; translated from the coding sequence ATGCCACAAATTTGGTTTCGCCCTTACGTCTGGATGGATTATAGATTAACGTTATTATTTGCCTTAATTATTCCCCTAATTCTCCTAATTTGGGCATTCGTGCAACAATCAGAAGGAATACATCGCTTGTTAATGATTTACTGGCGAGTAGCGAGTCTATTAGCAATCACAGCTTACTTGATGATTGGCGGCATGGCAGTAAGTTTTATCTCTGGCTTAATAGCTCGTTTTCTGATTCCCATATCCCTATGGTTTTGGGTGGATCTCAATGATGAAATCGAGTATCAACCAAATAGTCTATTAAAATTTGTGTTCACATCTTGGCGCTGGGCAATGACTCTTTACTGCGCTTTAGGTATAATAGGCTTTGCACCTTTTGTGGGTTGTGGTTTTTCAGGAAATGCCCTCAAAACCCCCTATTGTAGCGTTTGGCTAGAAGCACCATTAATGTTTAAAGACTATTTTCATCATAATAGTAAACCAGCCCTTTTAGGTTTTCTGGGAATAATAGCTTTAATAGTTTATGTGGCTTACTTAAGCTATTTTGTAATGATAAAGCTAGGGAAAAAGGGACGTTCCGCAACACAATAA
- a CDS encoding response regulator: MQNNLRLIGLRILVVDDDDDSCFYLTIVLEADGAIVRTVPSAALALEILPRFKPDALICDIALPGEDGYTLIRKVRSRKAYEGGRIPAVALTGYADSDDRSRALEAGFQTHVAKPVDPGELVEIIANLVTFSKC; the protein is encoded by the coding sequence ATGCAAAATAATCTCCGTCTGATTGGATTACGCATTCTGGTAGTTGATGATGATGATGATAGTTGCTTTTACCTGACTATCGTCTTAGAAGCAGATGGAGCCATAGTTAGAACAGTTCCATCAGCAGCATTAGCTCTAGAAATACTACCCAGATTTAAACCTGATGCTTTGATCTGCGATATTGCACTACCTGGTGAAGATGGCTACACTTTAATTCGGAAAGTGCGATCTCGCAAAGCCTATGAAGGCGGCAGAATTCCGGCTGTTGCTTTAACTGGTTATGCAGATAGTGACGATCGTAGCCGTGCCTTAGAAGCTGGCTTTCAAACTCATGTAGCTAAACCTGTTGATCCTGGTGAATTAGTAGAAATTATCGCCAATTTAGTCACATTTTCTAAGTGTTAA
- a CDS encoding Calvin cycle protein CP12, protein MTNITEKTNNIQEQIQEEIEQARAVCDVSGGNSGECAAAWDAVEELQAEASHQRQSKPKNSLEKYCDANPDADECRVYED, encoded by the coding sequence ATGACCAATATTACAGAAAAAACAAACAACATCCAAGAACAGATTCAAGAAGAAATTGAACAAGCCCGTGCTGTCTGTGATGTTTCAGGTGGCAACTCCGGAGAATGTGCTGCTGCTTGGGATGCCGTCGAAGAGTTGCAAGCGGAAGCTTCCCATCAGCGTCAAAGCAAGCCCAAAAACTCCCTAGAAAAATACTGTGATGCTAACCCAGACGCAGATGAATGCCGGGTTTACGAAGACTAA
- a CDS encoding FTR1 family protein has translation MLLFKWIIRINVSQFFQLMGILLLIIVSGLVISALRHLDAAVMAYKQINAIKICQQGSNACILGLQIWDFSEILPDKQFPGILLKTLFAYKQKFYLAQALGYILFWLLISGLYFRSLNQPTPLKPVTEIN, from the coding sequence ATGCTCTTATTTAAATGGATTATCCGCATTAACGTCAGCCAATTTTTCCAATTGATGGGGATATTACTATTAATAATAGTCTCTGGTTTAGTAATTTCTGCTCTCCGTCATCTTGATGCCGCCGTCATGGCTTATAAGCAAATTAATGCTATTAAGATTTGTCAACAAGGAAGTAATGCTTGTATTTTAGGTTTGCAAATTTGGGATTTTTCTGAAATCTTACCTGATAAACAATTTCCTGGAATTTTGCTAAAAACCCTGTTTGCTTATAAGCAGAAATTTTATTTAGCACAAGCTTTAGGATATATACTATTTTGGTTGCTCATTAGTGGTTTATATTTCCGTAGTCTCAACCAACCTACACCATTGAAACCAGTAACCGAAATTAATTAA
- a CDS encoding DEAD/DEAH box helicase: MSFSNLALSPEIIRAVTERGYTKPTPIQMQAIPAVLSGGDLLAGAQTGTGKTASFTLPLLHQLSSNKNVKSNSTGWVPIRALILTPTRELAAQVEESVHDYGKYLKLKSMAMFGGVSINPQKRLLKSGVDIVVSTPGRLLDHVEQGTVNLSRIEVLVLDEADRMLDMGFIRDIRRIMSILPKKRQNLLFFATFSDKIKELAAGLLNRPTMIEVARRNVTADTIAQRAYQVDRDKKPQLLAHLIKQDDWYQVLVFTRTKYGADRLVKQLNDDRIQALAIHGNKSQGARTHALAKFKNGSLQVLVATDIAARGLDISELPHVVNYDLPYVPEDYVHRIGRTGRAGARGEAISLVCVDEYHLLADIEKLIQQKLPLEVITGFGINPEIKPEPIQNGRRQKPKPGPDQEMVGSGSKPKLSPQTLGKRKAALSSTDGRKSGASSSASHERKQKPKPSRHQETTRSGAKPKPSSQASGKRKAAPPATGGKKFGHSTSS; encoded by the coding sequence ATGTCTTTTTCTAATCTCGCCTTATCCCCTGAAATTATTCGCGCAGTTACAGAGCGAGGATACACCAAACCCACGCCAATTCAAATGCAGGCCATTCCGGCGGTATTGTCGGGTGGGGATTTACTAGCGGGCGCTCAAACTGGTACTGGAAAAACCGCAAGTTTTACCCTGCCACTTCTGCATCAGTTGTCATCAAATAAGAATGTTAAAAGCAATTCTACTGGATGGGTGCCAATCCGGGCGTTGATTCTTACTCCCACACGGGAACTCGCTGCACAGGTAGAGGAAAGCGTCCATGATTATGGCAAGTACCTGAAGCTGAAATCAATGGCGATGTTTGGTGGTGTTAGTATCAATCCGCAGAAACGGCTCTTGAAGAGTGGTGTAGATATTGTGGTTTCTACCCCAGGTCGGCTGTTAGACCATGTGGAACAGGGAACGGTGAACCTATCACGCATTGAAGTTTTGGTGCTGGATGAAGCAGATAGGATGCTGGATATGGGCTTTATTCGTGATATTCGCCGTATTATGTCGATTTTGCCTAAAAAACGCCAAAATTTGTTATTCTTTGCTACGTTTTCTGATAAAATCAAGGAACTAGCCGCAGGGTTGCTGAATCGCCCGACGATGATTGAGGTCGCACGCCGTAATGTTACTGCTGATACGATCGCACAGAGAGCCTATCAGGTAGACCGTGACAAGAAGCCTCAATTACTTGCTCACTTAATTAAACAAGATGATTGGTATCAAGTGCTGGTGTTTACTCGGACTAAATACGGTGCTGACCGTCTGGTGAAGCAGTTAAACGATGACCGTATTCAAGCACTGGCAATTCACGGTAATAAAAGTCAGGGGGCGCGTACCCACGCTTTAGCAAAGTTCAAAAATGGTAGTTTACAGGTACTGGTAGCAACGGATATTGCTGCTAGGGGTCTTGATATCAGTGAATTACCCCATGTTGTGAATTACGATTTGCCCTATGTACCGGAGGATTATGTGCATCGTATTGGTCGCACAGGCCGCGCTGGTGCAAGAGGTGAAGCTATATCTTTAGTGTGTGTTGATGAATACCATCTGTTGGCAGATATTGAAAAACTGATTCAGCAGAAGTTGCCATTGGAAGTTATTACAGGCTTTGGAATTAACCCAGAAATTAAGCCGGAACCAATTCAAAATGGACGTAGGCAAAAACCCAAGCCTGGACCTGATCAGGAGATGGTTGGTTCTGGTAGTAAACCTAAACTGTCACCACAGACATTGGGTAAACGTAAGGCTGCACTATCTTCTACAGATGGTAGAAAGTCTGGTGCTAGTTCCTCTGCTTCCCATGAACGCAAACAAAAACCCAAGCCTAGTCGTCATCAGGAAACAACTCGTTCTGGTGCTAAACCCAAACCTTCATCACAAGCATCAGGTAAACGTAAGGCTGCACCACCTGCTACAGGTGGCAAAAAGTTTGGTCATAGTACGTCTTCATAA
- a CDS encoding FTR1 family protein, with protein MGLGLIATSMLSWILIWMTQQAKLLKAGIQSSVTSALDEDKKAAWAIFSLIFIAVF; from the coding sequence ATGGGATTAGGGTTAATAGCAACTTCTATGCTGAGTTGGATATTAATTTGGATGACACAACAAGCAAAATTACTAAAAGCTGGAATCCAAAGTTCTGTAACTAGTGCTTTGGATGAGGACAAAAAAGCAGCTTGGGCAATTTTTAGCTTAATATTTATTGCAGTCTTCTGA
- the trmB gene encoding tRNA (guanosine(46)-N7)-methyltransferase TrmB yields the protein MPLIRVRQHVNPLARKFQTPVDPLEWGKVYTQPNQPLHLDIGCARGRFLLQMAPIEPNWNFLGLEIREPLVEEANRLRSELGLSNLHYLFCNVNNSLAPILSTLASGILQRVTIQFPDPWFKTRQAKRRVVQPELVTELANYLAVGGIVFLQSDQKFIAVEMCEHFSENPAFAKMGTEEWLAENPLPVPTEREIATQKKAEPVYRALFVKR from the coding sequence TTGCCTTTGATTCGAGTGCGTCAGCACGTTAACCCACTAGCGAGAAAGTTTCAAACCCCAGTTGATCCCCTAGAATGGGGAAAAGTTTATACACAGCCAAATCAACCCCTACATTTAGATATTGGGTGTGCCAGAGGCAGGTTTTTACTACAGATGGCACCAATAGAACCGAACTGGAATTTTTTGGGTTTGGAAATTCGTGAACCTTTGGTAGAGGAAGCGAATAGGTTGCGTTCTGAGTTGGGTTTAAGCAATTTGCATTATTTGTTTTGCAATGTAAATAATTCTTTAGCACCAATTTTATCTACTTTGGCATCAGGAATTTTACAGCGGGTAACAATTCAATTTCCTGATCCTTGGTTTAAAACTCGTCAGGCAAAACGACGTGTAGTGCAACCGGAATTAGTGACAGAATTAGCTAATTATTTGGCTGTGGGTGGGATTGTATTTTTGCAATCTGATCAGAAATTTATTGCTGTAGAGATGTGCGAGCACTTTAGTGAAAATCCGGCATTTGCGAAAATGGGTACAGAGGAATGGTTAGCAGAAAATCCCCTTCCAGTTCCCACAGAACGCGAAATAGCAACACAAAAGAAGGCTGAACCTGTGTATCGGGCTTTGTTTGTGAAACGTTGA